Proteins from a single region of Thermotoga maritima MSB8:
- a CDS encoding stage V sporulation protein S — MEVLKVASNSNPNKVAGALAGVIREKGKAELQAIGAGAVNQAVKAIAIARGYLAPSGINLVCVPAFAEVQINGETRTAIKFIVFPKD; from the coding sequence ATGGAAGTACTCAAGGTTGCTTCTAATTCCAACCCCAACAAAGTCGCAGGAGCTCTCGCAGGAGTTATCAGAGAAAAAGGAAAGGCCGAGCTTCAGGCAATTGGAGCGGGTGCTGTTAACCAGGCCGTGAAGGCCATAGCCATCGCAAGGGGTTATCTTGCTCCAAGTGGAATCAACCTCGTTTGCGTTCCCGCTTTCGCGGAAGTTCAGATCAACGGAGAAACCAGAACGGCAATCAAGTTCATTGTCTTCCCGAAAGACTGA
- a CDS encoding ABC transporter permease has translation MGPVDIGLIQLLSAYIFVVVLMLILRIRRIPREKEVLVASIRMTFQLVMAGFVLSYILDHPSPLYTILAVLVMEIFAIYNVYKRARLSLPARVKKRLELFIAISVSTGTLLSLVYFLYVVVRISPWFDPRYVIPLAGMIIGNSMTGVSLGVKTLSESITIQKDIVEAALMLGARPKDAVRMFSDRAFDSAILPTLNSMIGMGIVFLPGMMTGQILSGASPITAIKYQIAIMLGILGEVTISVSVFLYLGYKAFFNRENQLIV, from the coding sequence ATGGGACCAGTTGATATCGGTCTGATACAGCTTTTGAGCGCCTACATTTTCGTTGTGGTTCTGATGCTCATACTGAGAATAAGAAGAATACCGCGAGAAAAGGAAGTTCTGGTGGCATCTATCAGGATGACTTTCCAGCTGGTGATGGCAGGATTTGTACTGAGTTACATACTCGATCACCCTTCACCTCTCTACACAATTCTGGCAGTTCTCGTTATGGAGATCTTCGCCATCTACAACGTTTACAAAAGGGCAAGGCTCTCTCTTCCTGCAAGGGTGAAAAAACGTCTGGAGCTCTTCATAGCGATCTCTGTGAGCACAGGAACGCTTCTCAGTCTCGTGTACTTTCTGTACGTGGTAGTCAGGATCTCTCCCTGGTTCGATCCGAGGTACGTGATCCCTCTTGCGGGTATGATCATCGGAAACTCCATGACCGGTGTTTCACTCGGAGTGAAGACACTCTCTGAGTCAATAACGATTCAAAAAGATATTGTGGAAGCCGCTTTGATGCTGGGTGCAAGGCCAAAAGATGCTGTGAGAATGTTCAGTGACAGGGCGTTCGATTCGGCGATACTGCCAACTCTCAACTCCATGATTGGTATGGGTATCGTGTTCCTCCCCGGGATGATGACGGGACAGATCCTCTCTGGAGCCTCTCCGATCACTGCGATAAAGTATCAGATCGCAATAATGCTTGGAATACTTGGTGAAGTCACGATCAGTGTGAGCGTGTTTCTCTATCTGGGATACAAAGCTTTCTTCAACAGAGAAAATCAGCTGATCGTTTGA
- a CDS encoding ABC transporter ATP-binding protein, whose amino-acid sequence MFVLKNVKYKDILNIEELHIPARKITVITGKSGTGKTTLLKMLNKLISPDSGEIFFKGTPLTEIDSVELRRKVVMLPQFPVVFPGNVKENLLMGLKFSGKKIPHDEELRKILKFVMLEKDLNDDPEKFSGGEKQRLALARVLLMDPEVLLLDEPTSSLDEKTGIEIIKKVSNFAKSRGKTLVMVTHNPELRKFADVLIELKNGRVL is encoded by the coding sequence GTGTTTGTTCTAAAGAACGTGAAATACAAGGATATATTGAACATCGAGGAACTCCACATACCGGCCAGAAAAATTACCGTTATTACAGGAAAGAGCGGTACGGGAAAAACAACTCTTCTAAAGATGCTGAACAAACTGATTTCACCGGATAGTGGAGAAATTTTCTTCAAGGGCACACCGTTGACGGAGATCGACTCGGTTGAACTCAGAAGGAAAGTGGTGATGCTTCCTCAGTTTCCCGTTGTGTTTCCCGGCAACGTGAAGGAGAATCTCCTCATGGGCCTGAAATTTTCTGGAAAAAAGATTCCACATGATGAAGAGTTGAGAAAAATCCTAAAGTTCGTCATGCTCGAAAAAGACCTGAACGATGATCCAGAAAAGTTCTCCGGCGGTGAAAAACAGCGTCTCGCTCTGGCAAGGGTTCTTCTCATGGATCCTGAGGTGTTGCTCCTCGATGAACCCACTTCCTCTCTGGACGAAAAAACCGGCATTGAAATCATCAAAAAAGTGTCCAACTTTGCAAAAAGTCGGGGAAAAACGCTTGTCATGGTGACTCATAACCCGGAATTGAGAAAATTCGCAGACGTGTTGATCGAACTCAAAAACGGGAGGGTTTTGTGA
- a CDS encoding adenosine-specific kinase has translation MSVQLEVVDVSIPENANIILGHSHFIKTVEDLYEVMVTTNPNLKFGIAFNEASGPCLIRYEGNDEELVNQAIETAKKIGAGHTFVIYIRGGYPINILNQIKNVQEVCRIYTATANPLQVIVGITSQGRAVLGVVDGYSPKGVEGEEDKRKRHAFLREITKYKK, from the coding sequence GTGAGTGTACAGCTCGAGGTCGTGGACGTGTCCATTCCAGAAAATGCCAATATTATTCTGGGACATTCTCATTTTATCAAGACGGTTGAGGATCTGTACGAGGTGATGGTGACAACGAATCCAAACCTCAAGTTCGGTATAGCCTTCAACGAAGCGAGTGGGCCATGTCTCATCAGGTACGAAGGAAACGACGAAGAGTTAGTGAATCAGGCGATCGAGACGGCAAAAAAGATAGGTGCCGGCCACACCTTTGTGATCTACATAAGGGGTGGTTACCCCATCAACATCCTGAACCAGATCAAAAACGTTCAGGAGGTATGCAGGATATACACGGCAACAGCGAATCCTTTACAGGTGATCGTTGGTATCACTTCTCAGGGAAGAGCGGTCCTCGGAGTGGTTGACGGGTACTCACCCAAGGGTGTGGAAGGTGAGGAAGACAAAAGGAAAAGACACGCGTTTCTTAGAGAGATCACAAAGTACAAAAAATGA
- the ttuA gene encoding tRNA-5-methyluridine(54) 2-sulfurtransferase: MKCTKCGKPASVKLRHYNIKLCKEHFNEFIEQRVEKAIKKFKMFGRNSKILIAVSGGKDSVSLWHMLKKLGYEVDALFIRAGKSGMVQKAQEIVEKNAELLNTKLHIVDATEYFGGLSTQEISIMLRRPVCSICGVVRRYLMNKFAYENGYDVVVTGHNLNDEASVLLGNILHWQEGYLERQWPLLPKTHEKLVPKAKPLVLNYEEDIKLYATLNEIPHLEMACPFSVGATSLVYKKILRELEEEQPGITLNFYLGFLKRKKEPKFEVEGLRECKECGYPTTAEVCSFCRLRKQVEKRKNKTPA; encoded by the coding sequence ATGAAGTGTACCAAGTGTGGAAAACCCGCCTCGGTTAAGTTGAGACACTACAACATAAAGCTCTGCAAAGAACACTTCAACGAATTCATAGAACAAAGGGTGGAGAAAGCGATAAAAAAGTTCAAAATGTTCGGCAGAAATTCGAAAATATTGATAGCTGTTTCCGGTGGAAAGGACAGTGTTTCCCTGTGGCACATGTTGAAAAAACTTGGCTACGAGGTGGACGCACTATTCATCAGAGCCGGAAAAAGCGGAATGGTTCAGAAAGCTCAGGAAATCGTTGAAAAAAACGCAGAGCTTCTCAACACTAAACTTCACATAGTCGATGCAACGGAATACTTCGGAGGCCTTTCCACTCAGGAAATCTCCATTATGTTGAGGAGACCTGTTTGTTCTATTTGTGGGGTCGTGAGAAGGTATCTCATGAACAAATTTGCCTACGAAAACGGTTACGATGTGGTGGTCACGGGGCACAACCTGAACGATGAGGCGTCCGTTTTGCTGGGAAACATCCTTCACTGGCAGGAAGGATATCTGGAGAGACAGTGGCCGCTCCTTCCAAAAACCCATGAAAAACTCGTTCCAAAGGCCAAACCACTCGTTTTGAACTACGAAGAAGACATAAAACTGTACGCAACTCTGAACGAGATACCACACCTCGAGATGGCCTGTCCATTCTCCGTGGGAGCAACTTCACTCGTATACAAAAAGATCCTGCGGGAACTCGAAGAAGAACAACCCGGAATCACTCTGAATTTTTATCTTGGATTTTTGAAAAGAAAAAAAGAGCCAAAATTCGAAGTGGAAGGACTCAGGGAATGCAAAGAATGTGGTTATCCAACGACGGCAGAGGTGTGTTCCTTCTGCAGACTCAGAAAGCAGGTAGAGAAAAGGAAAAACAAAACCCCCGCATAA
- a CDS encoding ATP-dependent Clp protease ATP-binding subunit: protein MFDKFSEKTAQIFVTAQEEAKELGHSYVGTEHLLLAILKVDRSPAVELLEEMGASYSKVRSEIISMVGMGMRGFVPSPQMTPRAKRVTELAYEEAKILGSDKINPEHLLLGILREGEGIAIHILRKLGVDIATLRREIIDIYSYSSNKNLEYEEEEDYTYRSVKQLEGFGVNLTELAAKKELDPVIGREEEIERVMQVLVRRKKNNPVLIGDPGVGKTAIVEGLAQRIVAGDVPEILKNKVIFSLDVAALVAGTKYRGEFEKRMKKLLQIVTKDKNIILFIDEIHTIVGAGSAEGAIDAANILKPALARGEISCIGATTPDEYRRYIEKDAALERRFQKIYVKEPTEEETLEILKGLKRKYEAHHKVIYTDKALEAAVYLSKRYITDHYLPDKAIDVIDEAGARARLKVFVLPPELKDMKLELERIRSDKELAVLNQDYEKAAQLKEEEMELEAEYRKRYAEWRRRAETAVVKVDVDDVAEVVSSWTGVPLRKIEETEVEKLLNLEEALHQRIVAQDEAIKAVARAIRRARSGLKDPRRPIGVFLFLGPTGVGKTELAKALAEYLFGDERALIRFDMSEYMERFSVSRLIGAPPGYVGYEEGGTLTEKVRRRPFSVILFDEIEKAHPDVFNILLQIMDDGRLTDSQGREVDFRNTIIIMTSNIGSSYINKSKRTLGFVGDNNEEKEFEKIKDLVLEEVKRTFRPEFLNRIDETIIFHPLKKEHIEQIIDILLRDLRKRLSEKNMKLVLTKSAKEFLVEKGFDPVYGARPLKRAIQRYVEDPLSEEILRGKFNEGDTIVCRARKDALRFTRKGEKKEKVVQ, encoded by the coding sequence ATGTTTGATAAGTTCTCGGAGAAGACAGCTCAGATATTTGTAACAGCCCAGGAGGAGGCAAAAGAACTCGGGCATTCGTACGTCGGAACGGAGCACCTTCTGCTTGCAATTCTAAAAGTAGATAGAAGCCCGGCCGTCGAACTCCTGGAAGAAATGGGAGCCTCGTACTCCAAGGTGAGATCCGAGATCATCTCCATGGTTGGCATGGGGATGAGAGGCTTTGTCCCTTCTCCTCAGATGACTCCAAGAGCCAAAAGAGTGACTGAACTCGCATACGAAGAGGCGAAGATTCTTGGAAGTGACAAGATAAACCCGGAGCATCTTCTCCTTGGTATTCTGAGAGAGGGAGAAGGGATTGCAATACACATTCTGAGGAAACTCGGAGTAGATATCGCTACTCTGAGAAGAGAGATCATAGATATCTACTCCTACTCCTCGAACAAAAATCTGGAGTATGAGGAAGAGGAGGATTACACTTACAGAAGCGTGAAGCAACTTGAAGGCTTCGGTGTGAATCTCACAGAACTTGCAGCTAAGAAAGAACTCGACCCAGTTATTGGAAGAGAAGAAGAAATAGAGAGAGTGATGCAGGTCCTCGTCAGAAGGAAGAAAAACAATCCTGTTCTCATAGGAGATCCTGGAGTTGGAAAGACAGCGATAGTCGAAGGTCTGGCTCAGAGGATAGTCGCTGGAGATGTGCCCGAGATCTTGAAAAACAAGGTGATCTTCTCTCTTGACGTGGCAGCGCTGGTTGCGGGAACCAAATACAGAGGTGAATTCGAAAAGAGGATGAAGAAGCTCCTTCAGATCGTGACCAAGGATAAGAACATTATCCTCTTCATAGACGAGATACACACCATAGTTGGTGCTGGATCGGCTGAGGGAGCAATCGATGCTGCGAACATTTTGAAGCCTGCTCTCGCACGTGGAGAGATAAGCTGTATAGGTGCCACCACACCGGACGAATACAGAAGGTACATTGAAAAGGATGCGGCTCTGGAGAGAAGGTTTCAGAAGATATATGTGAAAGAACCAACTGAGGAAGAAACGCTCGAAATATTGAAAGGTTTGAAGAGAAAATACGAAGCGCATCATAAAGTGATTTATACCGACAAGGCTCTGGAGGCGGCCGTTTACCTTTCCAAGAGATACATAACCGATCACTATCTACCTGACAAGGCGATCGATGTGATAGACGAGGCAGGTGCCAGAGCGAGATTGAAGGTGTTCGTGCTTCCTCCAGAACTGAAGGATATGAAGCTAGAACTGGAAAGAATAAGAAGCGATAAGGAGCTCGCTGTTCTGAACCAGGATTACGAAAAGGCTGCACAACTGAAAGAAGAAGAGATGGAGCTGGAGGCGGAATACAGAAAAAGGTACGCAGAGTGGAGAAGACGCGCAGAAACAGCTGTGGTAAAGGTGGATGTAGACGACGTGGCTGAAGTGGTGTCTTCCTGGACGGGTGTTCCTCTCAGAAAGATCGAGGAAACAGAAGTCGAAAAGCTTCTCAATCTCGAAGAGGCTCTCCACCAGAGAATCGTTGCTCAGGACGAAGCCATAAAAGCTGTAGCCAGGGCCATAAGAAGAGCAAGAAGCGGTTTGAAGGATCCAAGAAGGCCGATAGGTGTGTTCCTGTTCCTCGGTCCAACGGGTGTTGGAAAGACAGAGCTTGCAAAGGCGCTCGCAGAGTACCTGTTCGGGGATGAAAGGGCCCTCATCAGGTTCGACATGAGCGAATACATGGAGAGGTTCTCCGTTTCGAGGCTCATAGGAGCACCTCCAGGATATGTGGGTTACGAAGAGGGAGGTACTCTCACGGAAAAAGTGAGAAGAAGACCGTTCTCGGTGATCCTGTTCGACGAAATAGAGAAAGCACATCCGGACGTGTTCAACATACTGCTCCAGATAATGGACGATGGAAGACTCACGGATTCCCAGGGACGTGAAGTTGATTTCAGGAACACGATCATCATCATGACCAGCAACATCGGAAGCTCTTACATCAACAAATCCAAGAGAACTCTTGGGTTTGTGGGTGACAACAACGAAGAGAAGGAATTCGAGAAAATAAAGGATCTCGTTCTGGAAGAGGTGAAAAGAACGTTCAGACCTGAGTTCCTGAACAGGATCGATGAAACGATCATATTCCATCCGTTGAAGAAGGAACACATCGAACAGATCATCGACATACTCTTGAGAGACCTCAGAAAGAGACTCTCGGAGAAGAACATGAAGCTTGTACTGACAAAGAGTGCAAAAGAGTTCCTGGTCGAAAAAGGATTCGATCCGGTGTACGGAGCAAGACCTCTGAAGAGGGCCATACAAAGATACGTGGAAGATCCTCTCTCTGAGGAGATCCTGAGAGGCAAGTTCAACGAAGGAGATACGATCGTCTGTAGGGCTCGCAAAGATGCTCTTCGATTCACCAGAAAGGGTGAAAAGAAGGAGAAGGTGGTCCAGTGA
- the radA gene encoding DNA repair protein RadA produces the protein MKKFVCSNCGYVSPKWFGRCPQCGEYDTAEEVQRRKNREGSPSLFLNLEDAGEISLERLSTGFSELDRAFRGGIVPGQVILLSGEPGIGKSTIALQIAERFAERGLVVYVSGEESPQQLKLRADRLLLKRKKDILLTLENDIDEIISSLQNKRVSFMVVDSIQTVFSSDLGSSPGSISQVKNVTMKTIDFAKRRGVPVLLVGHVTKEGEIAGPKLVEHMVDTVAYFEGDRRTGLRLLKITKNRFGPSDEVAVFELKENGFVQVENPSFTEGDADLPGNVLTCVFEGTKPFVVQIQALVSKNRTFSPKRVCKGVDVNRVMLLIAVISKYLKLPIETHDVYVNVVGGLRVTDPAADLAIALSIVSSYLEVSLHNTAAVGEIGLDGRVRKVYNINRRLNSLKSSGRIIVPPIEEEQKGVFEVRDLKEAVSIIGGEILGTPGAD, from the coding sequence GTGAAGAAGTTCGTCTGTTCCAACTGCGGCTACGTTTCTCCAAAATGGTTCGGAAGGTGCCCTCAGTGCGGTGAATACGATACAGCAGAAGAGGTTCAAAGAAGAAAAAACAGGGAGGGGAGCCCCTCCCTGTTTTTAAATTTAGAAGACGCTGGAGAAATTTCCCTTGAAAGGCTATCCACTGGCTTTTCAGAACTGGACAGGGCTTTCAGGGGAGGAATTGTCCCCGGACAGGTGATCCTGCTCTCCGGTGAACCCGGGATAGGAAAGAGCACGATAGCGCTTCAAATCGCTGAAAGGTTCGCTGAAAGAGGACTGGTTGTTTACGTTTCCGGTGAAGAATCCCCTCAGCAGTTGAAATTGAGGGCGGACAGGCTTCTGTTGAAGAGGAAAAAGGACATCCTTTTGACCTTGGAGAACGACATCGATGAAATAATATCTTCTCTACAAAACAAAAGAGTGAGTTTTATGGTGGTTGACTCTATTCAAACGGTTTTTTCTTCGGATCTTGGAAGCAGTCCTGGAAGCATCTCTCAGGTAAAAAACGTGACGATGAAAACGATCGACTTCGCGAAGAGAAGAGGTGTGCCAGTTCTCCTGGTGGGACATGTGACGAAAGAAGGGGAAATAGCAGGACCGAAACTGGTGGAACACATGGTGGACACCGTGGCGTATTTTGAAGGGGACAGACGTACAGGATTGAGACTCTTGAAGATTACAAAGAACAGATTCGGACCTTCCGACGAAGTGGCGGTCTTTGAGCTCAAAGAAAACGGTTTCGTCCAGGTGGAGAATCCTTCCTTTACTGAAGGAGATGCGGATCTTCCAGGAAATGTCCTCACGTGTGTTTTTGAAGGCACGAAGCCCTTTGTTGTGCAGATACAGGCACTCGTCTCCAAGAACAGAACGTTCTCTCCCAAGAGGGTGTGTAAAGGCGTAGATGTGAACAGAGTGATGCTTTTGATTGCCGTGATCAGTAAATATCTGAAGCTTCCCATAGAAACACACGATGTTTATGTCAACGTTGTAGGGGGACTCAGAGTAACGGATCCCGCAGCGGATCTTGCGATAGCGCTTTCCATTGTGTCTTCCTATCTGGAAGTTTCCCTGCACAACACGGCGGCCGTTGGCGAAATTGGTTTGGATGGAAGGGTGAGGAAGGTTTACAATATTAATAGAAGATTGAACTCTTTGAAGAGTTCTGGAAGGATAATAGTTCCTCCGATCGAAGAAGAGCAAAAAGGAGTTTTTGAGGTGCGTGACCTCAAAGAGGCCGTCTCTATAATTGGGGGTGAAATCCTTGGTACCCCAGGAGCTGATTGA
- the disA gene encoding DNA integrity scanning diadenylate cyclase DisA yields MVPQELIEKIKLISPGTELRKALDDIINANFGALIFLVDDPKKYEDVIQGGFWLDTDFSAEKLYELSKMDGAIVLSEDITKIYYANVHLVPDPTIPTGETGTRHRTAERLAKQTGKVVIAVSRRRNIISLYYKNYKYVVNQVDFLISKVTQAISTLEKYKDNFNKLLSELEVLELENRVTLADVVRTLAKGFELLRIVEEIRPYIVELGEEGRLARMQLRELTEDVDDLLVLLIMDYSSEEVEEETAQNILQDFITRREPSPISISRVLGYDVQQAAQLDDVLVSARGYRLLKTVARIPLSIGYNVVRMFKTLDQISKASVEDLKKVEGIGEKRARAISESISSLKHRKTSE; encoded by the coding sequence TTGGTACCCCAGGAGCTGATTGAAAAGATAAAACTCATATCACCGGGAACGGAGTTGAGAAAAGCACTGGATGACATAATCAATGCCAACTTTGGTGCGCTTATTTTTCTTGTTGATGATCCAAAAAAATACGAAGATGTTATCCAAGGGGGATTCTGGCTGGACACCGATTTCTCGGCGGAGAAACTGTACGAGCTTTCAAAAATGGATGGTGCGATAGTTCTTTCTGAGGATATCACAAAGATATACTACGCGAATGTTCATCTTGTGCCGGATCCTACGATACCAACGGGAGAAACCGGTACAAGACACAGAACGGCAGAAAGGCTGGCGAAACAAACGGGAAAAGTCGTGATAGCAGTTTCAAGAAGGAGGAATATCATCTCACTCTACTATAAAAATTACAAGTACGTTGTGAACCAGGTGGATTTTCTCATATCGAAAGTGACGCAGGCGATCAGCACTCTGGAAAAATACAAGGACAATTTCAACAAACTTCTTTCGGAACTTGAAGTTCTGGAACTGGAGAACAGAGTCACTCTCGCTGACGTGGTGAGGACACTGGCAAAAGGGTTCGAGCTTTTGAGGATAGTAGAGGAGATAAGACCCTACATAGTAGAGCTCGGTGAGGAAGGAAGACTCGCAAGGATGCAGCTCAGGGAGTTGACGGAAGACGTGGACGACCTTCTGGTTCTTCTCATAATGGATTACTCTTCCGAAGAGGTGGAAGAAGAAACGGCTCAAAATATCTTGCAGGATTTCATCACAAGGAGAGAACCGTCTCCCATTTCGATTTCCAGAGTTTTGGGATACGATGTGCAGCAAGCCGCACAGTTGGACGATGTACTTGTTTCCGCAAGAGGCTACAGACTCCTTAAAACAGTGGCGAGGATTCCGCTCAGCATAGGATACAACGTGGTCAGAATGTTCAAAACACTCGATCAGATCAGCAAAGCTTCTGTTGAGGACTTGAAGAAAGTCGAGGGAATAGGAGAAAAAAGAGCGCGGGCCATTTCAGAAAGTATCAGTTCCTTGAAGCATAGAAAAACTTCCGAGTAG
- a CDS encoding NADH-dependent [FeFe] hydrogenase, group A6, whose translation MADVTVVINGRTLTVPDNLTVIEACEKAGIEIPALCHHPRLGESIGACRVCVVEVEGARNLQPACVTKVRDGMVIKTSSDRVKTARKFNLALLLSEHPNDCMTCEANGRCEFQDLIYKYDVEPIFGYGTKEGLVDRSSPAIVRDLSKCIKCQRCVRACSELQGMHIYSMVERGHRTYPGTPFDMPVYETDCIGCGQCAAFCPTGAIVENSAVKVVLEELEKKEKILVVQTAPSVRVAIGEEFGYAPGTISTGQMVAALRRLGFDYVFDTNFGADLTIMEEGSEFLERLEKGDLEDLPMFTSCCPGWVNLVEKVYPELRTRLSSAKSPQGMLSAMVKTYFAEKLGVKPEDIFHVSIMPCTAKKDEALRKQLMVNGVPAVDVVLTTRELGKLIRMKKIPFANLPEEEYDAPLGISTGAAALFGVTGGVMEAALRTAYELKTGKALPKIVFEEVRGLKGVREAEIDLDGKKIRIAVVHGTANVRNLVEKILRREVKYHFVEVMACPGGCIGGGGQPYSRDPEILRKRAEAIYTIDERMTLRKSHENPAIKKLYEEYLEHPLSHKAHELLHTYYEDRSRKKRLAVK comes from the coding sequence TTGGCGGACGTGACGGTTGTTATAAATGGTAGAACGCTCACGGTACCTGACAACTTGACGGTCATTGAAGCCTGTGAAAAGGCGGGAATAGAAATTCCTGCTTTGTGTCACCATCCAAGACTCGGGGAATCAATAGGTGCGTGTAGAGTCTGTGTCGTTGAGGTGGAAGGAGCGAGGAATCTTCAACCTGCGTGTGTGACAAAAGTGAGAGATGGTATGGTGATAAAGACCTCCTCTGACAGGGTAAAAACAGCCAGGAAGTTCAACCTCGCGCTTCTTCTCTCTGAACATCCCAACGATTGTATGACGTGTGAAGCGAATGGAAGGTGTGAGTTCCAGGATCTGATCTACAAGTACGATGTGGAACCCATTTTCGGATACGGTACTAAAGAAGGGTTGGTCGACAGGAGCAGCCCTGCTATAGTCAGAGATCTTTCCAAATGTATCAAATGCCAGCGCTGTGTTAGAGCATGTTCCGAACTTCAGGGAATGCACATCTACTCTATGGTGGAGAGGGGCCACAGAACTTATCCCGGCACTCCTTTCGACATGCCTGTTTATGAAACAGATTGTATAGGTTGTGGTCAGTGTGCTGCGTTCTGTCCAACGGGTGCTATAGTCGAAAATTCGGCGGTAAAGGTTGTTCTGGAGGAACTGGAGAAGAAGGAAAAGATCCTCGTTGTTCAAACTGCACCTTCAGTGAGAGTGGCGATTGGCGAAGAATTTGGATACGCTCCCGGTACCATTTCTACTGGCCAGATGGTTGCTGCCCTCAGAAGACTCGGTTTCGATTACGTCTTCGACACGAACTTTGGGGCAGACCTCACCATAATGGAAGAAGGAAGTGAATTTCTCGAAAGACTCGAAAAAGGCGACCTTGAAGACCTCCCCATGTTCACTTCTTGTTGTCCTGGTTGGGTGAACCTTGTGGAAAAGGTCTATCCCGAACTCAGAACGAGGCTTTCCTCTGCCAAGTCTCCACAGGGAATGCTCTCCGCTATGGTGAAGACCTACTTCGCGGAGAAACTCGGAGTGAAACCGGAAGACATTTTCCACGTGTCCATCATGCCCTGTACCGCGAAGAAGGACGAGGCTCTGAGAAAACAGCTCATGGTGAACGGTGTTCCAGCGGTGGATGTTGTTCTCACCACAAGGGAACTTGGGAAGCTCATAAGGATGAAGAAGATACCGTTTGCAAACCTTCCAGAGGAAGAATACGACGCACCGCTTGGAATCTCTACGGGAGCGGCGGCACTCTTTGGCGTTACAGGCGGTGTGATGGAGGCTGCTTTGAGAACTGCGTACGAACTCAAAACGGGAAAGGCACTACCGAAGATCGTTTTTGAAGAGGTGAGAGGACTCAAAGGTGTCAGGGAAGCCGAAATAGATCTGGATGGCAAAAAGATAAGGATCGCTGTGGTTCACGGTACAGCCAACGTGAGAAATCTGGTGGAGAAGATTCTGAGAAGAGAAGTGAAGTATCATTTCGTTGAAGTGATGGCGTGTCCCGGCGGATGTATCGGTGGAGGAGGCCAGCCCTACAGCAGGGATCCAGAGATCCTCAGAAAGAGGGCGGAAGCCATCTACACCATCGACGAGAGAATGACTCTGAGGAAGTCCCACGAGAACCCTGCCATAAAGAAGCTGTACGAAGAGTACCTCGAACATCCGCTCAGTCACAAAGCTCACGAGCTGCTTCACACCTACTACGAAGACAGATCAAGGAAGAAAAGACTTGCGGTAAAATAA
- a CDS encoding ABC transporter substrate-binding protein, with protein MKKVTIVVLLLTISILFGETLLNPLGPALIPVVPIMDGKIPTDVKIEIWKNPEEAVAKIVSKEVDFAVLPVTVGANLYGKGVRIKLVGVHEWKVFYLVASDDATFDGWESLRGQEVYTPHGRGQTVDVLMRYFLSKAGLTLDRDVKILYAPPQEIVALFKSGKVKYAALPEPFVSMCLDRGKVVLDFQKEWGKELGVPGRIPIAGLFVREGVDKETVEKVEKALIDSIRWMKENLDETVQLSSEKLGIPAKILKSSLERIEFEYVPVEKCREEVETFLKKLNELYPEGFEKIPDEGFYWK; from the coding sequence ATGAAGAAAGTAACGATCGTGGTTTTGCTCCTGACGATATCCATTCTTTTCGGAGAAACACTTTTGAATCCCCTCGGGCCCGCGTTGATTCCTGTTGTTCCTATCATGGACGGGAAGATACCGACGGATGTGAAGATCGAAATCTGGAAAAATCCAGAGGAAGCGGTTGCGAAGATAGTTTCAAAAGAGGTTGATTTCGCTGTTCTTCCCGTGACCGTTGGTGCGAATCTATACGGAAAGGGAGTAAGGATAAAACTCGTGGGTGTACACGAGTGGAAGGTGTTCTATCTTGTTGCATCTGATGATGCTACCTTTGATGGATGGGAGAGTCTTCGAGGGCAGGAAGTTTACACACCTCACGGAAGAGGACAGACGGTGGATGTTCTGATGAGGTACTTTTTATCAAAAGCAGGACTCACTCTCGACAGAGATGTGAAGATACTCTACGCACCTCCCCAGGAAATAGTCGCACTCTTCAAATCAGGAAAGGTGAAGTACGCGGCTCTTCCCGAACCATTCGTTTCCATGTGTCTTGACAGGGGAAAAGTGGTTCTAGATTTTCAGAAAGAGTGGGGAAAGGAACTGGGAGTACCCGGAAGGATTCCGATTGCCGGTCTGTTCGTGAGGGAAGGTGTGGACAAAGAAACCGTTGAAAAAGTAGAGAAAGCCCTCATAGATTCTATCAGGTGGATGAAAGAAAATCTCGATGAAACCGTTCAACTTTCTTCTGAAAAATTGGGTATTCCCGCAAAGATTCTGAAATCGTCACTGGAGAGAATAGAGTTCGAATATGTACCTGTTGAAAAATGCAGAGAGGAAGTCGAGACCTTTCTGAAAAAGCTGAACGAACTCTATCCCGAAGGGTTTGAAAAGATACCAGACGAAGGATTCTACTGGAAATGA